The following are encoded together in the Arcobacter aquimarinus genome:
- a CDS encoding phage baseplate assembly protein V: MIGLSELKRRLENIIQIGTVDATKNQEGKALARVVVHDVGVDKRVTDFLPVLSLANSFFRVFIPIRVGEQVLVISPFGDTNKGFIFRSIFNKGCKEPNGASENKTIIEFEDGAIISYDTKSSTLEVLNPKIINVKVGESVNVEVGQTVVVNVGQSAKIIAPTVDIESTTTTIKSTSINLIGNTLIQGGITTKGLSGGAGIFNIDGTLDITQNLSTGGDANISGNITDSKGDLTNHSNYGYGRD, from the coding sequence ATGATAGGTTTATCTGAGTTAAAAAGAAGATTAGAAAACATCATTCAAATTGGAACTGTAGATGCCACAAAAAATCAAGAAGGTAAAGCACTTGCAAGAGTAGTTGTCCATGATGTGGGTGTTGATAAAAGAGTAACTGATTTTTTACCCGTTTTGAGTTTAGCAAATTCTTTTTTTAGAGTATTTATTCCTATAAGAGTAGGAGAGCAAGTTTTAGTAATAAGTCCTTTTGGAGATACAAACAAAGGATTTATTTTTAGATCTATATTTAATAAAGGTTGTAAAGAGCCAAATGGTGCAAGTGAGAATAAAACAATTATTGAATTTGAGGATGGAGCAATTATCTCTTATGATACAAAAAGTTCTACTTTAGAGGTTTTAAATCCAAAGATTATAAATGTAAAAGTAGGTGAAAGTGTAAATGTTGAAGTAGGGCAAACAGTAGTTGTAAATGTAGGACAAAGTGCAAAAATAATAGCCCCTACAGTAGATATAGAATCTACTACTACAACTATTAAAAGTACATCAATCAATCTTATTGGAAATACATTAATACAAGGTGGTATTACAACAAAAGGATTAAGTGGAGGAGCAGGAATTTTTAATATAGATGGGACTTTAGATATTACTCAAAATTTGTCTACAGGTGGAGATGCCAATATTAGTGGAAATATTACTGATAGTAAGGGTGATTTAACAAATCACTCAAATTATGGATATGGTAGAGACTAA
- a CDS encoding phage holin family protein — protein MNINDFIFWIYMAVISFFAGILGMLHREEHKSKDNIKGKFFLLFFGGISGILVGYIAGEACFYWTQSARFSLAFSAFTAWIGAAVLLASQKRLLEFIQNYKKDSQ, from the coding sequence ATGAATATAAATGATTTTATTTTTTGGATTTATATGGCTGTAATTAGTTTCTTTGCAGGTATTTTAGGGATGTTGCACAGAGAAGAACATAAATCAAAAGATAATATCAAAGGTAAGTTCTTTTTGCTTTTTTTTGGTGGAATTAGTGGTATTTTAGTTGGTTATATAGCAGGTGAGGCTTGTTTTTATTGGACTCAAAGTGCAAGATTTAGTTTAGCATTTAGTGCTTTTACAGCTTGGATTGGAGCAGCTGTATTACTTGCTTCTCAAAAGAGACTTTTAGAGTTTATTCAAAACTATAAAAAGGATAGCCAATGA
- a CDS encoding phage protein Gp37, which translates to MQEYEEELKKILKSVTDNVDTYFGEFSSLNDIKIDPKKMPAIYVDFLGEDPINSYQQKLSFSLYLVAASFSKNEKTRDEKRYDIYFLINEVNKTLHLKPILESEPIKLKSSKKILDAKAQNAYLVIFKKDIEFNLETNLLEGEDFE; encoded by the coding sequence TTGCAAGAGTATGAAGAAGAATTAAAAAAAATACTTAAAAGTGTTACAGATAATGTAGACACATATTTTGGAGAGTTTAGTTCACTAAATGATATAAAAATAGATCCAAAAAAAATGCCTGCTATATATGTTGATTTTTTAGGTGAAGACCCTATAAACAGTTATCAACAAAAACTCTCTTTTTCTTTATATCTTGTAGCTGCTAGTTTTAGTAAAAATGAAAAAACAAGAGATGAGAAAAGATATGATATTTACTTTCTAATAAATGAAGTAAATAAAACTTTACATCTAAAACCTATCTTAGAATCTGAACCTATCAAATTAAAATCTTCAAAAAAAATACTAGATGCAAAAGCACAAAATGCCTACCTTGTGATATTTAAAAAGGACATAGAGTTCAATCTAGAAACAAATTTATTAGAAGGAGAAGATTTTGAGTAA
- a CDS encoding phage protease: MSKYIVCNLPINQNNEIRIAVIGDWQGHHNGAFSLSKDDLEQIKTNFDNAKVDVVIDLDHKTIYEGTGEAYGWIKELFFKEDELWAKVEWLESGLELIKTKKYKYISPVFLPNTIEQVTAQNIGWTLHSAALTNRPFMEELGEIKANNKQNQKKEESMTPEEQKEMDDLKAKVKELENKLKEQNEDLEKEKEKSVETEVDNAIALNKVSAAQKETLIALGKANPDELKKLLSTMTAITVPNNDMYANNNNQQNNKIDVLKLGGINQ; the protein is encoded by the coding sequence TTGAGTAAATACATAGTTTGTAATCTTCCTATTAATCAAAATAATGAAATCAGGATAGCTGTTATTGGAGATTGGCAAGGACATCACAATGGAGCTTTTTCTTTATCAAAAGATGATTTAGAGCAAATAAAAACAAATTTTGATAATGCAAAAGTTGATGTGGTAATAGACCTAGATCACAAAACAATCTATGAAGGAACAGGAGAAGCTTATGGATGGATAAAAGAACTATTTTTTAAAGAAGATGAATTATGGGCAAAGGTTGAGTGGCTAGAAAGTGGTTTAGAACTTATAAAAACTAAAAAATATAAATACATAAGCCCTGTATTTTTACCAAATACAATAGAGCAAGTAACTGCACAAAATATTGGCTGGACTTTACATAGTGCTGCTTTAACAAATCGACCTTTTATGGAAGAGCTTGGAGAAATCAAAGCAAACAACAAACAAAATCAAAAAAAGGAGGAGTCTATGACACCAGAAGAACAAAAAGAAATGGATGATTTGAAAGCTAAAGTTAAAGAGTTAGAAAACAAATTAAAAGAACAAAATGAAGATTTAGAAAAAGAGAAAGAAAAAAGTGTGGAAACTGAAGTTGATAATGCAATAGCTTTAAACAAAGTAAGTGCTGCACAAAAAGAGACACTTATTGCTTTAGGAAAAGCAAATCCAGATGAACTTAAAAAACTTTTATCAACAATGACTGCTATTACAGTTCCAAACAACGACATGTATGCAAATAACAACAATCAACAAAACAACAAAATAGATGTACTTAAATTAGGAGGAATAAATCAATGA
- a CDS encoding major capsid protein: protein MKFKDVIKLWTLTTILTAIEQIKAVNSKIFDKYFKANAKPVMGNTATLKIRKGAGVVLETILPGAERLVKDLKDVYEITIKLPRFGLQDTILPHEINEFESLEGRAIVEAVSKKIATLLKEHKDDYMTTLEFMCVGALFGKVVDGSGKVLFEFRSTATPIEFKNKEIDIALNEIDNALVDELGTEVPYDILCSNEFFNKVVAKAKTAGDFENKTASYIDEDGTRILVSHGKRFVPYRTSYTDENGNTKKFLKANEAIVIPKSEKVYEVVYGRADHTEAVKVAPKMFFAATPQELERGKGYAIDTEMKAMPYCTRPGALINLVFSN, encoded by the coding sequence ATGAAATTTAAAGATGTAATAAAGTTATGGACTTTAACAACAATTTTAACTGCAATTGAACAAATAAAAGCAGTAAATTCTAAGATATTTGATAAGTATTTTAAAGCAAATGCAAAGCCTGTTATGGGAAACACAGCAACACTAAAGATTAGAAAAGGTGCTGGAGTTGTTCTTGAAACAATACTACCAGGTGCAGAAAGATTGGTTAAAGATTTAAAAGATGTTTATGAAATCACTATCAAACTTCCAAGATTTGGTTTACAAGATACTATCTTGCCACATGAGATAAATGAGTTTGAATCACTAGAAGGTAGAGCAATAGTTGAAGCTGTATCAAAAAAAATAGCAACACTTTTAAAAGAGCATAAAGATGACTACATGACAACTTTAGAATTTATGTGTGTTGGTGCTTTATTTGGAAAAGTTGTTGATGGTTCTGGAAAAGTTCTATTTGAATTTAGAAGTACTGCAACACCAATTGAGTTTAAAAACAAAGAGATTGATATTGCTTTAAATGAAATAGATAATGCACTTGTGGATGAGTTAGGAACTGAAGTACCTTATGATATTTTATGTTCAAACGAGTTCTTTAACAAAGTTGTAGCAAAAGCAAAAACTGCTGGAGATTTTGAAAATAAAACTGCATCTTACATTGATGAAGATGGAACTAGAATTTTAGTTTCACATGGAAAAAGGTTTGTTCCTTATAGAACTTCATATACTGATGAGAATGGAAACACAAAGAAATTCTTAAAAGCAAACGAAGCTATTGTAATTCCAAAATCTGAAAAAGTTTATGAAGTTGTTTATGGAAGAGCTGATCATACTGAAGCTGTAAAAGTTGCACCAAAAATGTTCTTTGCTGCTACTCCACAAGAGTTAGAAAGAGGAAAAGGATATGCAATTGATACAGAAATGAAAGCAATGCCATATTGTACAAGACCAGGTGCTTTGATTAATTTAGTTTTTTCTAACTAA
- a CDS encoding phage protein Gp36 family protein: protein MITNEDLLKEISEDELLQLSDLNATGEINQEVINDALNDSISFCESFIILPANPTPLLKKIIVDFTIYELRRKNGLVSETDKELKKDNEAYLLKMSTGRLLTNIEEKEKAKETPKNFAFIHHNKKRVSFQGFR, encoded by the coding sequence ATGATTACAAACGAAGATTTATTAAAAGAGATAAGTGAAGATGAATTACTTCAACTTTCAGATTTAAATGCAACTGGAGAAATAAATCAAGAAGTTATAAATGATGCATTAAATGATTCAATCTCTTTTTGTGAATCTTTTATAATTTTACCAGCTAACCCTACTCCACTTTTAAAAAAGATTATTGTTGATTTTACAATCTATGAATTAAGAAGAAAAAATGGTTTAGTTAGTGAAACTGATAAAGAGTTAAAAAAAGATAATGAAGCATATTTACTAAAAATGAGTACAGGAAGACTTCTTACAAATATAGAAGAAAAAGAGAAGGCAAAAGAGACTCCTAAAAACTTTGCTTTTATACATCACAATAAAAAAAGAGTTTCTTTTCAAGGGTTTAGATAA
- a CDS encoding DUF1804 family protein yields the protein MPKLSNADRNRILARSLFVDANKSYIEIAETLEVSDKTVQNYQSKDKAEGFDWLTLRATKHIKETQETKENMYSMFITYMYQTLKEIRENEKMNVENKAQMIVSLGDSFSKMGKIARQEDPEAYKLGIIKVTIEKILTSLKRELSVECMEKVIETVYEIQEELANVSI from the coding sequence ATGCCAAAATTGAGTAATGCAGATAGAAATAGAATATTAGCAAGAAGTTTATTTGTTGATGCAAATAAAAGCTATATAGAAATTGCTGAAACTTTAGAAGTAAGTGATAAAACTGTACAAAATTATCAAAGTAAAGATAAAGCTGAAGGTTTTGATTGGCTTACATTAAGAGCTACAAAACATATCAAAGAGACTCAAGAAACAAAAGAGAATATGTACTCTATGTTTATAACTTACATGTACCAAACTCTAAAAGAGATTAGAGAAAATGAAAAGATGAATGTTGAAAACAAGGCTCAAATGATAGTAAGCCTTGGAGATAGTTTCTCTAAAATGGGGAAAATTGCAAGACAAGAAGACCCTGAAGCTTATAAATTAGGAATTATAAAAGTAACTATTGAAAAAATATTAACTTCTTTAAAAAGAGAGCTTAGTGTTGAATGTATGGAAAAAGTTATAGAAACTGTTTATGAAATTCAAGAGGAACTAGCAAATGTCTCTATTTGA
- a CDS encoding phage portal protein family protein: MFKSIKKLFVNNKQQTVKVRDLTRYKDILKPLFDLPVHNSWLDDETIDKIMRDSTVIAAIGNRKASTLKKEILIECENSNFKEILEDAFSFNVIDSILDIPYYGFGVYEINWEFENGFFIPTPVERNYKNFILDNGKIKFNNLGFSEDIPFHKVIAATYKAKPNKPYGQPLIQTLFWLVEFKNASLQFWVELLERFGTPWVIGKTEGDKNALAEEIYNMLGGDGAVIDTEDDIKIETAKDGGNFKELVEYIDNQIREVILGGNLTANVQGGSLAAANVHNEVREDLAQADENIVNQIIRELIWIFQEFNKTTTVIKGKLKDKDDPNKELADRDKIIYDMGYKPTKEYIETTYNIKVTEIEQKNNSLIANSNISRANPIILNNLPQDELERNLNNIDFSHLALTFQKQISEIINKSESYDEILDNLFKAYPTFNTKELEDSLYKYLANASLLGVASIEDENPNG, encoded by the coding sequence ATGTTTAAAAGCATAAAAAAACTATTTGTAAATAATAAACAACAAACAGTAAAAGTAAGAGACCTAACAAGATATAAAGATATTTTAAAACCTCTTTTTGATTTGCCTGTACATAACTCTTGGCTAGATGATGAAACCATAGATAAAATTATGAGAGATAGTACAGTAATTGCTGCAATTGGAAATAGAAAAGCAAGTACTTTAAAAAAAGAGATACTAATAGAGTGCGAAAATAGTAACTTCAAAGAGATTTTAGAAGATGCATTTAGCTTTAATGTAATAGATTCTATTTTAGATATACCTTACTATGGTTTTGGAGTATATGAGATAAATTGGGAATTTGAAAATGGCTTTTTTATTCCAACTCCAGTTGAAAGAAACTACAAAAATTTTATCTTAGATAATGGAAAAATAAAATTTAATAATTTAGGATTTAGTGAAGATATACCATTTCACAAAGTTATTGCTGCAACATACAAAGCAAAACCAAATAAGCCTTATGGACAACCTTTAATTCAAACTCTATTTTGGTTAGTTGAGTTTAAAAATGCTTCACTTCAATTTTGGGTAGAACTACTTGAAAGATTTGGAACTCCTTGGGTAATAGGTAAAACTGAAGGTGATAAAAATGCTTTGGCTGAAGAGATATACAATATGCTTGGTGGTGATGGAGCAGTAATAGACACAGAAGATGATATAAAAATAGAAACTGCAAAAGATGGTGGAAACTTCAAAGAGTTAGTTGAATATATAGACAATCAAATAAGAGAGGTAATCTTAGGAGGAAACTTAACTGCAAATGTACAGGGTGGTTCTTTAGCAGCTGCAAACGTGCACAATGAAGTAAGGGAAGATTTAGCTCAAGCTGATGAAAACATAGTAAATCAAATAATAAGAGAGCTTATTTGGATTTTTCAAGAATTTAATAAAACAACAACTGTTATAAAAGGTAAATTAAAAGATAAAGATGACCCAAACAAAGAGTTAGCGGATAGAGATAAAATAATATACGATATGGGATATAAGCCTACAAAAGAGTATATAGAAACAACTTATAATATCAAAGTTACTGAAATAGAACAAAAGAATAATAGTTTAATAGCCAATAGTAACATTTCAAGAGCAAATCCAATTATTTTAAATAATCTTCCTCAAGATGAGTTAGAAAGAAACTTAAATAATATAGATTTCTCACATCTAGCACTTACATTTCAAAAGCAAATTTCAGAAATAATAAATAAAAGTGAAAGCTATGACGAAATACTGGATAATCTTTTTAAAGCTTATCCTACTTTTAACACAAAAGAGCTAGAAGATAGTTTATATAAATATCTAGCAAATGCTTCGC